The following is a genomic window from Antechinus flavipes isolate AdamAnt ecotype Samford, QLD, Australia chromosome 3, AdamAnt_v2, whole genome shotgun sequence.
GACAAAACAAGTTAATGCAGAATAAGTTTAACATCAGCATTTCAGACTTTCTCTAGTCAGTCTAGTCAATGATACTTGGCCAAGCTGAGTTGCACCTGAGCCAATTGATGACATTATTTCACTCCCTACTATATGTACTAAcgtttcccttttctctttctttcttgtttctccttttctattttctaacttttccccttgTTATTTGCTAAGCAGCATGCTAGATCACTGCTTAACTTTACTAGTAGCAACTAGGAAGGGAGAGGTTCCTgaaattttctctatatattgacctttttttttccttttttggattaATTCTGCAAAGGCaaacttttaactttaaaaaattgtgtaaatttttaattttttttaaaaaacaagtttaaaatagCTTTCTTAGGCTCTTACATTTTGAGTAATAGGGGGTTGAAGCTTAATtttgtttcaagaaattattaatccATGGTATAGAAATAACTGGTGAATTTCTGTGTTTAATATGAATGTAATATTGTTTTCTATCTATAGAATGttgaccttttttcctttttttttttttaaaacaacaaaacaatagtATGAAGTATTCagaatagaagaggaagaaaaaataaaatcagaaggaCAAGACGTCACAGAATCAGTATATTTCATGAAGCAAACCATCAGTAATGCCTGTGGAACAATTGGACTGATCCATGCTATTGCTaacaacaaagacaaaatgaattttggtaaataatttctctctcctggtatttttttctttgtagttttaaattaattgatttgaACAGTAGGTGGTgctctaattcttctttactttAACTTAGAACTGTGGTTAGAcagaataaagtatttttttcttttcttttctaatttttttttgcaaaagggAAGTCAGTGTTTGaacattactttatttttccttcctaaagTTCTACAGATAACATGTTCTTTCAAAAGTACAAcctaaagggagaaagaaggaaaaaagtatttattaagcatttactgtgtactAAACATTGTTCTGAATAACATTAAAAGGTGGTATGATGAATTTATCTTagaattccattttcttcttcaatgtgTTCTCTATAGTttaatattcttttgaaaaagtGCTGGTATTATAACAATattgtgttaatttttttaatttcacaaaagTAAACCATACCACCTTTAAACAGCTTATTGTTCTCTCAGAGCAATTAATTGAATATCAGTGATAACAATGTTAGTGActaaatttttactttttgcttatattctattaaaagtagatttttaaaaatatatgctcaGTTGCCCAGTTTACTTATAGAAGAATTTAAGACAGGAAGAGAATTTCATGTAATAGCATCACcaaatctaaaaattaaaaagtgatcaTTCATTCTCACCTCTTGCTCTAATTGATAGGTAATTTCTTCCTTATAATGAACtaaaaatctctttctctttaactCTTATCTTCTGgagcctagaaaaaaaaataattcttcaatcACTTTACAACTGTGTATGCTAAATCTGCTTTCTAAGTTAAGGCTCATAGAAATTTctcattgtcatttttaatatttttagaatcTGGATCAACATTGAAAAAGTTCTTGGAAGAATCTCTAAGTATGAGTCCTGAAGAAAGAGCCAGATACCTAGAAAAATATGAAGTCAgtacctttttattattatttttcatgtattggtgaattcttccaaaaggacaatttatatatatttctgtataaatCATTTGTAACTATATTCAAGAGGTATTGCTCTTACCTACCAATGGCCATGCGTAATAcacctttcctctcttcccctggCCACTGTCAGGTACTACTCCAAGTCAAGGCCTGAGGCAACAGCATTGGTGGTGGTattgaaggagggaaaggtaaactcctagttctttctctcttatttgctCCTTACCACCGCTACTGGCAACTTCAGTCCTAGCATTGGTCACCTCAGCAGTATTCctattcctttcccattttgGCACACTTCATCTAAACACTCTATAGCTCTTTGATGTTCTTGGCCCTATAGCTCTCATCTTAACTTCTGTAATAGTGCTTAAGAGAACATGAATCAGATTTTCCTTGTGGTTAAAACTTGTTCACTTTTATATAAATGCCCATAATTTAGGtgtaactttgtttttcttggtggGATATAAatcacagaaaaggaagaaaaaggtccATAAGAAGGTgcctttttattccatttctttgtgGATTCTGTTTCTTCAGTAGGTCAAGGAAAGTTGGAAGCAACCCTGATTGGAAGCAACAAGTGATAGGAATGCAAAATAAAACTGGTGGACCAGTCCCtggggcccaaggaaggagagtTAAGGAAGAAAGATCAGAAACACAAGATGGGAGAAGCATGGTTTGATAgcagttcatttgaaaaagacCACCAGGTTTTAGAGCATTACAATCTCAACATAAGTCAGCAAAGTCACCAAAGAGAATGTAAATCATAGTTTCATTAAGgtggcttctttaaaaaaaaaaaaaaaaaggaaagaggagaaaaaccaATACCTGTTCTCGAGGGTTAGTTCCATCTTTCCAAAACTTTTATTTGAAGTCCCTCTTAAACCTgactctacctctctctctctcgctctcgctctctcacacatacacacttcctctctcactctccctccctctgtctgtctgtctctctttttcctctctctgtctgtctttttgtgtctttatctctttatttcctctccctttctctctctctctctctctctctctctctctctctctctctctctctctctttctcttacccTCCCTCTGTCGTGTCTCTCTCCCTAccctcatcctcctccctttctctctcccatcctcTGGTCACCTTTTTTCTACACCAGTTGAACTGGTACCATTTTAGCTTGATCCTGAAATAGTCTTCATGCTCACTGCTCAGTGGGTAGAAGTGAGAGGAGGGGGGATTCTGCAGACTTCTTCCAAGGATACATGTATATTGTGGGAAAAGGTAATAGTTTGTGCTAGGTAATGCTCTGTGTTGCAGAAAATGTTTATTTGACCCAGTCTAGTACCTTAGAGGGTTGTAACTGTTTCATGTTCCatctagcattaaaaaaaaaaaaattgttccagtCTACTTTTCTCTATTACTGGGACATAAAAGTAACTTGTTCTATTAAGTTTTAATACATGagtattttcttcttcccttctcttttttaccATTCTCTTCCTTAAACAAATATTTGTCTGacaatattctttattttcaataGCATTTCATAACTTATCTGTAAAAGAGAGGTAGAAACAAGTATTTTAAAGTCAGGTATTAGACCATAAACTAATTCATTCCCTAATTAGTACATATTCTCAGTTTTTCCTAGACTATTCctatttttgtttgaaaaatggGTTATATAATTCTACTTTTTCAGTATTTCAGTGATTTATGTGACTGTAGAACTTAAAACTGAGTCTTTTTTTATATACAActgataaatttgaatttattaatagtgtttgaattttcttatttatcatgTAGTATTACGTATGTGTTGCCTTCTGAAAAGTAACACTTATTAACACAGATTACAAGTTTCTTAAGTCCAGAGACCTAGTTCTGTGAATATCCAACCTATCCTAACATCCATAATAAGCACTCAGTAATGTGTTGATTTGATCATGTTATTTCTGAATGCCAGCacacttatgatttttttttattctgaaaaagcTGCAAATAGCATGCTaagcattttaaatgttttttaatagttCAAATTAACATGGTGGTTCCAAACttttcctgcttgtctatgtCATCTTTataactgttttttctttttatgtttattttttaaatgatttgttgatgttcttttctatcatttttcttttataggatTTGCATGAATTAATGTAATAATGACACCTATATAAACATAGGTGTACGTAGGTATACGTTCAAGTATACAACATCTTCCACATCAAAATATGTCCAtgttctgtatttcttttttcctcttcttccttttttcaaaataaagagaAGTGACAATGACCAAAATTGTTGTAGGGGGTACAGTGCACTTAATGGTGGGTTATTGGCATGAAGAGATCTTTTTAGAGTTTTCATAGGATCATGAGCACAGTGAGACTTTATAGATCATTTAGTCTGTACCACTTGTTTTACAGGTAAGAAAGCAGAGGTCCTAAAGAGGTTAattggcttgcccaagatcatgaaGATAGTAAGTTACAGAGccaggattagaattcaggtcctttGTCTTCAAATCTATTGTTCTTATTGCCACTCTGGAGTTTGTAAATAATCTTGAGTTACTGTTAAGAGCCACTTTTTAACTCTAAAGTTTAAATTCTTCACTACCAGAGAAATACCTATTTACACCACCACACTTGAAAGTATTTGATGACATTGCATTTATAAGAACAAATGACCTGTCTTGGAGCATAGCTTGTTTATCTTTAAATGCAACACAGTGAGGTGAGTCCTTTTGGCATTAGCACCTCTCTTATGTTTCATTGAGTAGGGTCTAAAATAAACACCACCAACTCTGCTGTAGTATTCAGAATAAGATGATTTGTTGATGAAGTAGTTTCATTAATGTAAGATAAGTATATGTTgtttatgtttaaaaattattaaagattttattgtttttctaatttccaGCAAACAAGACAGCTTTTTCTCTGGGTCTGGGATTACTTAGTATTTTAGCTAAGATACTTGTCTGATGCTATAAAGCAGCCTTTTAGATTTTTGGAAAGGTCTTCAGAGGTCATCCAGCACTGCAAATGTGTAATGTCCACTAGAATATACCCAACAAGTTTATTCATCCTGCCTCTGCCTAACGACGTCAAgtttatcactttatttttttgggCTTCAActtttttacctgtaaaatggagggttgagtatggtacagtggaaagagaaccTTAATTCAAATTCCATCCCTGTTTCTTATTAATTGTGTTCTTGGGAAGGTCCTTTACCTCTTTGGGGATCAGttccttcatttctaaaatgagggctTTTGGCTCCATGATCTCTAACGtatctctatctgtgtgtgttgTAGATCTACAATCCTAATAGCTCTAAGGTTCTTTTCATCTCCATGTTCTATTAGTATATCATGaggcattgtttcattttttgtatagtGATAGTTGTTagcaaaagttttcttttccaacttttacTGATTAATCCTAGTTCTCCATCCTGGGACcaagcaaaatgaaattattcCCCAGTTATTTCCATGTCTACCCTGATTGAGTTTTGTTTACAAGTCTTATAACCTTAACATTatctttatttatcatttataaaactaaaatgtGGTAATTGTTCCATAAATGCCATGTGTTCTTATTTCAGGCTATTCGAGTTACTCATGAATCGAGTGCCCATGAAGGTCAGACagaggtattttatatttcctatattattctttccctattttttgtcTTAATTTAGCTTCTGAACTTAACTATCTCTTGCCATCAATGGCAAGAAAATtgccttttttctaattttatatgttAATGTAATTGATTAAtgactatattattattaattttaataattgacTTGTTATATGAACTATAGCTGTAGAACACCACAAGGATCTTACATCATTTAGACTTGTTCATAAAGTCTTCCAAGTGCATGCTTCTCTAAGTAGCAGTATGATACTTTGGCATCTCATACTTCACATTTTTTGTCCAGTTGTTTATACCAATCGTATTGATTACCATGCTGTGGTAAGTATGTCCAGGTGgcatataattttcttctctgtatgtGAAAGATGATTCCAGATATATGGTACCTTTATAGGACTTTCTAGTAGTGATACTTGTCTCTTGCCACCTCCCCTTAGTTGGATACAAAAGAGCTATTATTAGAGACAAATGAGATTATGTCTCTAATGTGTGTTGTAAATCAAAAAATATGACTATTATTGTTAAATCTACTATGAAGCATTCATTAATTTTCCGAGGCCTTGGGCAATGTGAGTATAAGATGCACCATTTTTTCCCCCCCTAATTGAATAGTTTCTAAAACCTGTAgtttttgt
Proteins encoded in this region:
- the UCHL3 gene encoding ubiquitin carboxyl-terminal hydrolase isozyme L3 isoform X4, whose amino-acid sequence is MEPELLSMVPRPVCAVLLLFPITEKYEVFRIEEEEKIKSEGQDVTESVYFMKQTISNACGTIGLIHAIANNKDKMNFESGSTLKKFLEESLSMSPEERARYLEKYEAIRVTHESSAHEGQTEAPSIDEKVDLHFIALVHVDGHLYELDGRKPFPINHGKTSDDTLLEDAIEVCKKFMERDPEELRFNAIALSAA
- the UCHL3 gene encoding ubiquitin carboxyl-terminal hydrolase isozyme L3 isoform X5; this encodes MEPELLSMVPRPVCAVLLLFPITEKYEVFRIEEEEKIKSEGQDVTESVYFMKQTISNACGTIGLIHAIANNKDKMNFESGSTLKKFLEESLSMSPEERARYLEKYEAIRVTHESSAHEGQTEGAELGPKSGSYWEANFSSLENVLQQLKPPESHMDCHVESNTTLSRRGRHASPLVLKIPSRRILYK